Proteins encoded together in one Chitinophaga sp. LS1 window:
- a CDS encoding AraC family transcriptional regulator, translating to MHANSIQHHEFINYSGLYREKNTHKENYIFCETIENRSKDFNWEVDAHFHSSLYQVFFVESGYATFYTADEQICLEAPFMCFIPPLSIHGFHFGAHIDGRILTFSDFYTETLHERYPNILHALETIFVLKGDALPPFREAFNKIHNEFNESKVGKEIILEHMLYLLVLQFYRYSNEQPSLKSGHNNNLYYFKKFQHLIKVSRSPFMSLQVYADHLHITAKHLNRICRSLKQMSALQVVQVELILKAKAHLYHFNSNISEIAYELGFDDPSYFTRLFKKHTGLTPNEYRKQIPLAKIEQD from the coding sequence ATGCACGCGAACAGCATTCAACACCATGAGTTCATCAATTACTCCGGGCTATACAGGGAAAAGAACACGCACAAAGAGAATTATATTTTTTGTGAAACAATTGAAAACAGAAGTAAGGATTTCAACTGGGAAGTAGATGCACATTTTCACAGTTCATTGTACCAGGTATTTTTTGTCGAAAGTGGATACGCTACTTTTTATACTGCCGATGAGCAAATCTGTTTAGAAGCACCTTTTATGTGTTTCATTCCTCCACTGAGTATTCACGGTTTTCATTTCGGGGCACATATAGATGGCCGTATTCTCACCTTCTCTGATTTTTATACAGAGACACTGCATGAAAGGTATCCGAATATTCTGCATGCACTGGAAACCATCTTTGTATTGAAAGGAGATGCATTGCCTCCATTCAGGGAGGCATTCAATAAAATTCATAATGAATTCAATGAGTCTAAAGTAGGGAAAGAGATTATCCTGGAACACATGCTCTACTTATTAGTATTGCAATTCTATCGTTACTCCAACGAACAGCCTTCGCTCAAATCCGGGCACAATAATAACTTGTATTATTTCAAGAAATTTCAGCACCTCATTAAGGTTTCCAGGAGTCCGTTCATGAGTTTACAGGTGTATGCAGATCACCTGCACATTACCGCCAAACACCTGAACCGAATCTGCCGCTCACTCAAACAAATGTCGGCACTACAGGTGGTACAGGTGGAACTGATACTAAAAGCAAAGGCACATTTGTATCATTTCAATTCCAATATTTCTGAGATTGCTTATGAATTGGGTTTTGATGATCCTTCTTATTTTACCAGGCTCTTTAAAAAACATACCGGGCTAACACCTAATGAGTATCGCAAACAAATTCCGCTGGCTAAAATAGAACAGGATTGA
- a CDS encoding UbiD family decarboxylase, protein MSQENKPIAIDDLRSALELLKTIPQQYHETDVLIDPNADMAGVYKQIGAGGTVQRPTRLGPAMMFTNVKGYPGAKVLVGLLASRDRVAAMLGAPSVELGKYMGQAVKNYIAPVVVTNAGAPCQEVVYKATDKDFDLRKILPAPTNTPEDAGPYFCEGLVLGSDPETGHSDVTIHRLCVQGKDSISIYFAPGRHIDAFREKAEKAGKPLPITINMGLDPAIMIGSCFEAPTTPFGFDELSIAGGLRKKPVELVKSLTINQHSIAKAEIVIEGEILPNVRVVEDQNTNTGHAMPEFPGYNGPANQSLPLIRVTAITTRKNPIMQTLIGPGEEHTSLAGIPTEASIYNAVEAALPGLLKNVYAHTSGGGKFMSILQIQKTKPTDQGRERQAALVAFAAYYELKQVILVDDDVDIFDSNDVFWAMTTRYQGDISTIFIPGVRCHPLDPSQDPSFDPKILGKGISTKTIFDCTVPWNLKDRFKRAQFKEVDATPYLPEWFK, encoded by the coding sequence ATGAGTCAGGAAAACAAACCAATAGCAATTGACGACTTGCGGAGTGCATTGGAATTACTGAAAACAATTCCACAGCAATATCATGAAACAGATGTACTGATCGATCCAAATGCCGATATGGCAGGTGTATACAAACAAATAGGTGCAGGTGGTACCGTACAGCGTCCTACCCGCCTTGGCCCTGCCATGATGTTCACGAATGTAAAGGGTTATCCTGGTGCGAAAGTACTGGTGGGTCTGCTGGCTAGCAGAGACAGAGTAGCGGCTATGCTGGGTGCGCCAAGCGTAGAACTCGGTAAATACATGGGTCAGGCAGTCAAGAATTACATCGCCCCGGTAGTGGTAACCAATGCAGGTGCTCCCTGCCAGGAAGTAGTGTACAAAGCTACCGACAAGGATTTTGACCTGAGAAAGATCCTGCCTGCTCCAACCAATACACCTGAAGATGCGGGTCCTTATTTCTGCGAAGGACTGGTATTAGGCTCAGATCCTGAAACAGGCCACAGTGATGTAACTATTCACCGCCTCTGCGTACAGGGCAAAGATTCCATCTCCATCTATTTTGCACCAGGCAGACACATTGATGCCTTCCGTGAAAAAGCAGAGAAAGCTGGCAAACCACTGCCTATTACCATCAACATGGGACTTGATCCTGCTATCATGATCGGCTCCTGTTTTGAAGCACCTACCACACCATTTGGCTTTGACGAACTGTCCATCGCCGGTGGTCTGCGCAAGAAACCAGTAGAACTGGTAAAATCCCTTACCATCAACCAACATTCTATCGCGAAGGCCGAAATCGTAATCGAAGGTGAAATTCTGCCAAACGTAAGAGTCGTAGAAGACCAGAACACCAACACGGGTCACGCTATGCCTGAATTCCCAGGTTATAACGGTCCTGCGAACCAATCACTGCCACTGATCAGGGTAACAGCGATCACCACCCGCAAAAACCCGATTATGCAAACGTTGATCGGTCCTGGTGAAGAACATACCAGCCTGGCAGGCATTCCAACAGAAGCCAGCATTTACAACGCTGTAGAAGCTGCATTGCCTGGTCTGCTGAAAAACGTGTATGCACATACCTCCGGTGGTGGTAAATTTATGAGCATATTGCAAATTCAGAAAACCAAACCAACAGACCAGGGCCGTGAAAGACAAGCTGCGCTGGTAGCCTTTGCTGCTTATTATGAATTGAAACAGGTGATCCTGGTGGATGACGATGTAGACATCTTTGACAGCAACGACGTATTTTGGGCAATGACTACCCGTTACCAGGGCGATATCAGCACCATCTTTATTCCAGGTGTTCGTTGTCACCCACTGGATCCTTCACAGGACCCTTCATTCGATCCTAAGATTCTTGGTAAGGGTATTTCAACCAAGACTATCTTTGACTGTACCGTTCCATGGAATTTGAAAGACAGATTCAAACGTGCGCAGTTCAAAGAAGTAGATGCAACGCCTTATTTACCTGAGTGGTTTAAATAA